The Toxorhynchites rutilus septentrionalis strain SRP chromosome 3, ASM2978413v1, whole genome shotgun sequence genome includes a region encoding these proteins:
- the LOC129776761 gene encoding CCA tRNA nucleotidyltransferase 1, mitochondrial, giving the protein MVFMHVSFRILYKPLKQLLVKRCLSQNKWSNLIAKRRMDASAIARPNPVVMKIDTPEFRSIFTKELEDLIALFRKYGHEIRIAGGAVRDILMGKCPKDIDIATTATPTEMKEIFTEENIRMINMNGEKHGTITPRINDKTNFEITTLRVDAVTDGRHAEVIHTKDWLLDANRRDLTINSMFLGFDGSVYDYFYGYDDLKKKRIAFVGDPDQRIKEDYLRILRYFRFYGRIADDENNHDKETLRIVTKNAQGLTRISGERIWQEWKHIITGNFGCDLTIRMMKCELAPHMGLPEKPNIDEFVRVFNNVISVQSERLQPITVISALLYNPEDAITLNLRLKFTVYERELSYFLTQNRKEFESVNEILPFQQLSLQTLGNANLKKEYVLELLRYHGKHELYNQLMEWQIPLFPIKGNLLIEYGAPKGQKLGVVMNKLKLVWSSNQFNMSRDDLLNHLPKILEELNLEMEEKRK; this is encoded by the exons ATGGTTTTCATGCATGTTTCTTTCCGAATACTGTATAAACCACTGAAACAATTACTAGTCAAA CGCTGTCTCAGCCAAAATAAGTGGTCGAATTTAATTGCAAAACGCAGGATGGACGCAAGTGCAATCGCAAGACCGAATCCGGTCGTAATGAAGATTGACACCCCCGAATTTCGATCGATTTTCACTAAAGAACTCGAAGACTTGATCGCACTGTTCCGGAAATACGGTCATGAAATTCGAATTGCCGGTGGAGCGGTTAG GGATATACTCATGGGAAAGTGCCCAAAAGATATAGACATTGCAACAACAGCAACTCCGACGGAAATGAAGGAAATCTTCACAGAGGAGAACATCCGAATGATAAATATGAACGGGGAAAAACATGGAACTATTACCCCAAGGATTAATGATAAGACAAACTTTGAAATCACCACTTTGAGGGTAGATGCTGTGACGGACGGAAGACATGCGGAAGTCATTCACACCAAAGATTGGCTCCTAGATGCTAATCGTCGGGATTTAACCATTAATTCGATGTTTCTTG GTTTCGACGGTAGCGTATACGATTATTTCTATGGTTACGACGATCTCAAAAAAAAGCGAATTGCGTTTGTTGGGGACCCAGACCAGAGGATAAAAGAAGACTATCTCCGAATATTGAGGTACTTCCGATTTTATGGTAGAATTGCTGATGATGAAAATAATCACGACAAGGAAACACTGCGGATTGTGACAAAAAATGCTCAAGGTTTAACCAGGATAAGTGGCGAGAGAATTTGGCAAGAGTGGAAACATATTATTACGGGAAACTTTGGTTGTGATTTAACAATCAGAATGATGAAGTGTGAATTGGCTCCGCATATGG GTCTTCCGGAAAAACCCAATATCGATGAGTTTGTCAGGGTGTTTAACAATGTCATTTCGGTGCAAAGCGAAAGACTACAACCAATTACAGTGATATCGGCTTTACTTTATAATCCAGAGGATGCTATAACTTTAAATCTTCGTTTAAAATTCACTGTTTATGAAAGAGAACTGTCGTACTTTCTCACACAAAACCGGAAAGAGTTCGAGTCAGTCAATGAAATCCT ACCATTTCAGCAGTTGTCCCTGCAAACACTTGGGAATGCTAATCTTAAAAAGGAGTACGTGCTTGAATTACTTCGCTATCACGGAAAACATGAATTATATAATCAACTCATGGAATGGCAAATTCCATTGTTTCCAATCAAAGGAAACTTGTTGATTGAATATGGTGCCCCGAAAGGACAAAAACTCGGAGTAGTAATGAACAAGTTGAAATTGGTGTGGTCTTCGAACCAATTCAATATGAGTAGAGATGATCTGTTGAATCATTTGCCAAAAATATTGGAAGAACTTAATCTTGAAATGGAGGAAAAGAGAAAATAA